CTGAAGTTGTttctaatctattttttttataatattaggtTTTGtattaatacacaaaatttatatatttagaaactacactaaaagtactattaaacacaaaaaatgaaatttaaaaataagtaaaaaatattaaagaaaataaacaaagaagaaagagtcggtttgaccaatgaatagtaagtaagacagataaaatgggacagagggagtataattCTAAGATGTTTGAATAAGTTGGCTCGATTATCATACTTGCAACACTTTTTATTAATTAGGCTCTCTGACAGTGTATATGATTAGGTTTGTGAATCTTTTATGTCAGAATTACTATGTGCACTTTACTATTTACAGCtgttctttaatattttatgcCTTTTGTTTTCAggtaaataattattatcactACTACTTTGGAGACGTACAATGGTAAACTTTTTTAACTGAAACTGAGGCTTCCTTGGCTCCGTTCTATTTGGCTCTTCAGTGCAACATGAATGCATTCCCCAAGCTATTTTGGGTATGGATGTAATTTGCCAAGCCAAATCTGGAATGGGGAAAACTGCAGTATTCGTTCTATCAACTTTGCAACAGATTGAACCCATTGCCGGTCAAGTTGCTGCCCTAGTTCTATGTCATACCAGAGAATTAGCTTATCAGGCATGTTTCTTTATACATGGCTTTGAGTTGGAGATAAAAGTTTGCTTATTTGTGATATCAAGTAATTTGGTTATTTCTTTTGATTGTTCTGCAGATCTGTCATGAATTTGAGAGGTTCAGCACATATTTGCCTGATATCAAGGTTGCTGTTTTTTATGGTGGTGTTAACATAACAATTCACAAGGATCTTCTAAAGAATGAATGCCCTCACATTGTTGTCGGAACTCCTGGAAGAATTCTTGCCTTAGCAAGGGAAAAGCATCTTTCCTTGATGAATGTGAGGCATTTTATACTTGATGAATGTGATAAGATGCTTGATTCACTTGGTATGGCACAGTGGTGTTTTCTGCTCTTATTTCTGGTTTATCATTTTTTGATAACATTTCTTTTGACTCGTGATGTTTTTCTGATTCTTTATGGTAACATGTTTTATTACAGACATGAGAAGAGATGTTCAGGAGATTTTCAAGATGACTCCTCATGACAAACAGGTGATGATGTTCTCAGCAACTCTCAGCAAGGAGATTCGTCCAGTTTGCAAGAAGTTTATGCAAGATGTAATGTCCTGTGGCCAATTCTTCTTGAATTTAGACGTCTGCCGTTTTTTCCATAATTTCAGCTTTGTGCAGGCGTTACTTCCCTAACTTTATCAATTCAACATCAATCCAACTTGAAATTGTAGATTGGATTTAACGAGGACAGAAACCACCATCCATTATGGGCATTTGGGGAAACAATTTGCTTCTGCAACTAAGCTTGTGGGGTCCCACTGTTTATGTCATTGGTCTTTGTTTTCAtctgtttactttttctttttcttttcttttttatttttatttttttttcttggagaAATGAGCCGTGAAGTATCAAAGAGGGGGATGCTCGAGCCAAGATTTTAGTGGGTTGGGGTTATTAGGTAAATAGGTAGTGTATGTGTTGTTGTCAAGTGTCTTACCCGGAGTCTTTGTAAGCTGTGTCCTGTGTGGTATCGCTTTGAGCAACAAACAATAAGTGTTGGTGTGATTTAAAGCCATATGCACGGAGTAATTCCACAGATGGACGAGAACCTCAAAACGGATGTTCATCCATCGTTCATTTCCTACTGGATTCCATTAGATACATGAAGCTCCTAATATGCTTTACTATGACGTTTATTCCTTTCAGCCAATGGAGATTTATGTTGACGATGAGGCCAAATTGACTCTTCATGGACTTGTACAGGTAAACGTTTGGTGTTTACATAGTTTTTGCGTTTTAGTTTGGTATCcgtgtttatattattttttttcctattatttttgGCAGCACTACATCAAATTGACAGAAATGGAGAAAAACCGGAAGCTGAACGACTTGCTTGATGCTTTGGATTTCAATCAAGTAGTTATCTTTGTCAAGAGTGTGAGTAGAGCGGCCGAGCTGAACAAGTTACTTGTTGAGTGTAACTTTCCGTCTATCTGCATCCACTCTGGGATGTCCCAGGAGGAGAGGTCAGTGCAACTTCTGGACTAGGATTTTAAAAGGATGAACTGAAGAATCTGCCTCTTTGTTTTCTTACTAGTGTAAAATAAAACCACTGTGGAAAGTCTAAGGGCTGTTTTCAAATGGCCTAATTTTCTTGTTGGTGGAGAGAGCAGATGCACTTGTGCGGCAATTATCctaattttattaatgtttAGTTAAggttccttttttgtttttcaaattaaaatttcccCTTTCAGATTGACACGTTACAAGGGTTTCAAGGAGGGGCATAAGAGGATTCTTGTGGCAACTGATTTGGTTGGCAGGGGCATTGATATTGAACGGGTTAACATTGTCATTAACTATGACATGCCTGATTCTGCTGATACGTACCTTCATAGAGTATGCCATGTCTTCTTAACATTATCTACTTCTGTTTATGTAAAACTCCTAAAATGTAAATCTTGAtaacttataattattatttttatattctttttgtTGTGAAAACAATTATAGGTTGGTAGAGCTGGAAGGTTTGGCACCAAAGGTCTTGCCATTACATTTGTTTCATCTTCATCTGATTCAGGTGTACTCAACCAGGTACTTTAATTGAGTATTGTGATGTACTGTCTCCAAGTTTTTCATGAttctaatataaaattttgacttATAGGTTCAAGAAAGATTTGAAGTCGATATCAAAGAGCTTCCTGAGCAGATTGACACATCCACATATAGTATGATCTCTTCCTTTCGCTTGTTTCGGTTTTCCAAATATCTTCCTATATTATATGGACTGTTTGAACAATCCGTACTGTTAGATCTAACATTGATAAAGGATTGTTAAAAGTCGATGATAATGTTCGTTTAGGATATAACATTGATAAAAGATTGTGAAAGTTGATGGTAATGTTCTAGCACCCAGTTTAGGATATAAAACATGACGAAGCACCGTGTGCTTGACATTATCATTGTATTCATTGTGTAACTAATTTATGCAGTGCCGTCCTAGAGAAGTTGGCTGGCATCCTCTCCAATAGTGCCCCAAGGTTTTCTTGAATGATGCAGAATGAAAGGGGTGCACGCTACCGGGTTTTTTGGCTTTTGTTGGTCTGTACTATTAAATAGTTGAATCAATTATTTTCAGAGATACTGGTGGCCATTGGCAACTCTCTGCTTTAATCATCCTGTCATTACTGTACCCTTTAATGAAACATAGCCGGTTTAGCCGAGTGTACTAAGTTTGTATTAACCTCAAATCTTCAATCTATTTGCTGATTAAATCTATATTAAGTTAATCAGGATCATTTGAAAAATCATCAGGAACAGATGTCTCAACGAATGTATTCAATCTTGTTGGTATTTGTGGGATCCTATAATTTTGTTGTGTCACTAGGAATTTAAGCACAACCGTTTAAACATACGTGCCGTTTGAATTATTATGGGTTATGTTGTGCTTAGGGGTGGAAATCAGCTAGATGCGCTGGACAATGGTTAAATACATTCTATTGTTCTATGGTGGATCATGGTCTATGGTTAAATACATTCTATTGTTCTATGGTGGATCATGGTCTAAACAATTGTGTGGATGATCATGgtttaatatttgtttcttttaattacTGACATTTATAGTAGAATTCATTTTTGTACTGTtataatgaatttattatatgtgtatatataattgaaattaaatagcaaaattaaaatgatatttcagTATAGGACTGTTGACGAACCGAATATGAACAAATAGTGATGGTTTGTGTTCGTGTGTCTATGTTGTGTTTATTTGTTAAGGCTTTTGAAAAATCTGTTCATGTTCATTTGTTaatgtagaatgatgtgtattttaatacatatatattgaaCGTTGATTTGCATCTAATGGCTGCAAAATAGCCGCATCTAATGAGCATGTTGCATTTGaactctattatatatatatatatatatattcaaatgtggttGCGCCTTCTCATGTGATCGGTGCGAAATACACTATgtatatacaccactcaatgttagaaaatgcaccaaaatgaaaatatacacaaaacacaaaaaaaatataacacatacccgaaataatgcaccataactccccgcACCATAACTCGGCCATAACTCCCCTGTTatactgtgtggtgtatatttgcatacctgtggtgtgttttttggtgatgcgtattTTTTAAGTGGCGTATATCTGTATGCAAATGCTCATCAAGACAAAACTAGGTCAAAAACTTATTTCCATAATTGGGTTCAAAGATCTAGATCAGAACACATTCAAACTAAAGAATACCAGTTCCAGAATCTATTCAAACATAACTGTACCCAAATTTGTCTCCACTCACTACAACACACACGAGAAGTCATCAGAGCAACATAGACCATCATGTATACACgtaacatataaattaaaccTCGGATCTCTCTCAACATGTTAAGGTagcaaaaaaaaacatgttgaGCCTACTAATCATAACTCTGCTGTTCTATCAGTCTTCTAATTTCTACTCTGTAGAATCATCTTACAACTTCTCTTTCCCTTCCTTCGATTCTGGGAGTTGTGCTAATGGGACTGGCAATTTGATCTGTTGGGGTTCTGTCACCGTCGACAATGGGACTCTTAACATTACCCCTGACTTGCCGCAAAACAACTCCAAGAAAGTTGGGCGGGTTTTGTACCGGCAACCGGAGTGCGTGTGGCCGGCTTCGTTTTCCACGGCGTTCACGGTGAGGATCTTGGCGAACTCGTCGGATTCCGGCGATGGGATTGCCTTCTTGATAGCTCAGGATGACGGCGCATCCCCGCCGGACAGCTATGGTTCTTTCATCGGGATTCTCGATCCATCTACTGAAGGTAATTAAGTCGTCTCATGCAACTTATCATTGATTTCAATCTATTTAAGCATGATTACAGAAAAGAATTTGAATCATTATTCAAAaactcatcattttttttatcacttaaAAGTGATCAAAAATCGTTGCTTTCTCTGAGAaaaataatctttttatttttatttttatcaacgGATCAAGAAAATCTTTCCCTACTCCATTTGTGAAACGCGCAACCACCAGGTGTGCATTAAATCTCACCTTATGATCCAAATTGGAAAGAGTGTGCACTAAATCCCATCTTGTAATTCTAGTtgacaaaaaatcataaaattttatagCTAATCAGTGACCAATTTTGTCTAATTTTCTCCTAAATTTTTACTACTAGTAGTAGGAACTAAAGCCCGCCTAATAACCCAATTTGGCGAGAGCCTGTACTAAATCCTGCGTTGTGATTCTACCTAGTTGGCAAAATACTGCAAGAGATAAACTAGTCTAAGTTGTTTAACTGGCTCCAACCAATTCCAATAAGTGACTCCTATTAGGAGTTGAACTACTTAAAATCTTCTAGTTACTCGACAACAATCCAATCAATTTGATTGGGGTTACCTAATTTTCTCCTAATAAATTTTGCATACTAGTAATAGGAACTATTACAAATATGATTATACCAGGATCAGGTGGTGTTTTGTGCCGTGtggatttgaattgaaaatgttgtgatGTAACATAGGTGGTGGTGTGCACCAACTTGCCATAGAGCTAGACACGTACAAGAACGAACACGAGGCCAACGGCAACCACATCGGAATTGTGACCACCAGCGTGGAGGAACCTGTGGTATCCCGGAGCCTGAGCGACATCGGAATCGACCTCAAGTCCGGCAAAGACATCACCGTGAAAATCGACTACGACGGGTGGGTCAAGATGCTACAAATCTCCGTGGCCTATTCCGGCGAGCCCCTAATACAATTCCTCAACGAGAAAATCATCCTACAAGACACAGTCCCGCAAAACGCGTACGTAGGATTCTCAGCCTCCACTGCCTTCTTCTCGGAGACCCACCAAGTCCTCAACTGGAATTTCACGCTGCTAGAACTTCCCCAAGACTCTCTCCACTCCGGACCACAGAAAAGGAAGAAGGTGGTTTTCCTGTCGGTTTTCGTGCCATTAAcgtttgtgtttgtttgtttgggtTTGGGATTTTTTCTCACGGCCGA
This region of Ipomoea triloba cultivar NCNSP0323 chromosome 15, ASM357664v1 genomic DNA includes:
- the LOC116006881 gene encoding DEAD-box ATP-dependent RNA helicase 56-like, whose amino-acid sequence is MGENKENDAYEEELLDYEEEDEKAPDSVAAKVNGESAKKGYIGIHSSGFRDFLLKPELLRAIVDSGFEHPSEVQHECIPQAILGMDVICQAKSGMGKTAVFVLSTLQQIEPIAGQVAALVLCHTRELAYQICHEFERFSTYLPDIKVAVFYGGVNITIHKDLLKNECPHIVVGTPGRILALAREKHLSLMNVRHFILDECDKMLDSLDMRRDVQEIFKMTPHDKQVMMFSATLSKEIRPVCKKFMQDPMEIYVDDEAKLTLHGLVQHYIKLTEMEKNRKLNDLLDALDFNQVVIFVKSVSRAAELNKLLVECNFPSICIHSGMSQEERLTRYKGFKEGHKRILVATDLVGRGIDIERVNIVINYDMPDSADTYLHRVGRAGRFGTKGLAITFVSSSSDSGVLNQVQERFEVDIKELPEQIDTSTYMPS